CGGTCTTAGCTATGGAGAAGTGACATGTCagatgaaaatggaaaaaacaccGATAACCTTCCTCAGGTAATTGTGGAAAATTTAAATGTCTGACTAAAGGGAGACAACTATAACAAGAGGTTGAAATACATCTAATACACAAGGGCAGCACAGCATTATTTGATATGATTTATATGATTTTCTATTAAAATCAACTCTGGGGGAGCGTTTTCAAGGGTCATTTATCTGGGAAGCAAGCCACGTTTACTGCACGTTCCCAGTTCAAATAGGGTCCACTGGTTCCTCAGCACTCTCCACTCTCCTGTCTAATAACTGCAAAATGCAATaacctttcatttttttcaatacTCAGAGGAACACTCACTGTCTACTGTGAGACATCACACATCACTCACAATCACTCAGGCCTTATGCTGCGGCTGAAAAGTTTAAATCCCTGTTTTTTAGTACTCCCTTGTCGAATCCTCCCACACAATAGTGGTCGAGGAGTTCATCTGTGTCTGAATTGAAATATTGTCCTCTGCTGGCTCCGATGtgtctacaaaaaaaaaaattggaccaagttgtttgtttttactgtagGGCTCTCCCACAGTGATTAGAGTGAGCCAAGGTAAAGCCCCTATCTTAATTTGAGTCCCTCAGCAGGGACTAAGTAGTCCCCATGTGGCTATTTCCCCAGGACCCCACAAAGACTCAAGAAAGGCTGAATACTCAGATATTGTAGTTTGTAccacacagaaatacaacagTGTTATGTCGAGGTGTGcctaaaacaaacaagttaaTATGACATTTTGTGTGACCTTGTTTaaaggctgcagtgtgtgtagctgtgtccAATGGCCGCACTTAAAGAGGCAACATGCCTGCCATGGTACAGAGGAGCTTTATGCAATAAGTGTTTGGATGGGGACCACAGCGCACATATTTAGACAAGAGAGTGCAAAGTAGTTTCGAATTCTGGCATCTGGCCAATCGCTGTATAACCTAGGCGTGTTTCTCAGATTGTGGGTTTTGTAAGGTTACAAAAATTGTTCGACGCAGCCACCCTAATTATGATGTCTAAaagatgtgggggggggggggtttctacATGCTGTTTGACATTCCAACAAAGGTTTCTTTTGGAGCATACTGACCAATTTTCTTTTTACGACATGTAGTAGCTTATATGCGACTCTCTTGTTCTCTGGAGAAAACTGCAACACAGGGAAGGGAAGCATGGAGCTCATGCCCTGTACATCACACCCTCAGTGCGTTCCACTAATCTGAACAGAAAACTGGTTTCCATAAGCGGGGTAGGAGATTAGAGAAACCTGATCTCCCTAGCTAGGTTTATCTGCAATGTATTCTGGTAAACAGTTATCTTATTGGCTGTCAAGAAAGATGTGTGTGAATGACAAAAGGCAGCAGACAGGGAAGAtaaagggcggtggtggcaaagtccatagggaccTTGGCTTGGGAAAaggaaggtcaccggttcaagtcgCGGAAAGACCAActgctaccgaggtgtccctgagcaaggcaccgttccctacactgctccctgggcacTGCACATAATGGCAAATGgcaatgcagaatgtacatttccccgctgtgggaggattaagggttccttcttcttctttctgatGTGATTATATGGAgatattaattgtattatataaaacgtttaaatgaaactgaaatgaatataaaaaaggcTCTAGAAGTCTAGATAAGTCCATTTCTTTTCTATGAACATTGAACTGTTCATGTTCCTCTGGCTCTGAAAAAAGAGCGCTGCTTGTTTTGTCCGTAATAAAACTGAGCCAACGTAATATTGAGATAGTAAAGACATCCAATTAAAGATGTGCTGCATGTGCACAGATTTACAGTAACCAATTTACTACAATAAATTACCCATGTAACTTATTCCTCTGAGAAACCTGGTCACTTCAGTAGCTTTAAAACACAATGCCTGGGCAACTTCAGAAAAGGTGTGACAGAATGTAGAGGTCTGATTGTATTAAGTGGTTAATGCCTTCTAGGTGAAATTTACGTTTTAAGACACAGTTTTTGTGATAGAGTTCAGACCACCAAGGCCCACACAGCTTCTGTTTGCATGACAAAGCTTAATATACGCTATCACTGAagcccctttctttttttacattgctGTGCTGACCTAATTAGTATCCCAGATGGGAGTAGACTTGGGAGGTACAACTGTGTTCTCACTGTTTTATTAGATCTTCAAAAGGCCGTACGACACGCAGCAACATTTTCAACACGTCAATATCTTTATGTGTCTAAGAAATCAAACCACTGGAGAAAAGACTGCCCACACTGCTTTGCCCCAGACTAATAATATTGCTGATGTCAGATCACTTTATAACACGTTTTTGTAACATGTGTATCCCTAAATTTCACTAGCTCAGCATTGCTTATTAAAGTTCTAAAGCCTGTCAGAGTCACAAAAGAAAGCATGTAAAATGACAGAGCCAAATTGATTTTGAAGATGTCGTTAAACAGGCGCATGAACAGAAGAAAAAGGTCAGGTTCTGAATCCTAAGCCAATCCACCCCAATAAACCGAGGGTATCCTTTTTCCCAgcctctgtgagtgtgtgtgtgtggtgttagTGTAATTAACATCTTAACGTGTTTCAGCACACTCTGACCCTTCACATTACACAGTACCTACAAAACAGATGCGTCACCTGGAATGGCTTAATACCTTTAGACATTATAATTATACGTATGCCAGTGTGAAAGGGAAAATCACCTCTTTTGTTGTCAGTACCGAGGGAAATAACAGCTGTGACGACAAACATTGCACTTGATGTGTCTAAATTCATAACTTCCCTGTGTTTTATGATTTGTGCTTCTTCAGGTTTAGCATGCTGTGGCCAATCATAAAGTGTCTTGTAGTTATTGGACATTATAGAATGCGGGTCAGACAGCTTGTGCCATTACTGTTGTTAGAGATGTAAAGATGCAAAGATGGAACACAGAGCACCTCCTTTGTATAACTGCTATTAAGACTGTTATAATAAATATCATCATAATTCCTTTACACGAGTAGGTTTTCTAAGCTGTGAACTTGAGTGCTGAGATCCACAGAAGTCTAAATACTTACGCTTTTTCAGACACTGCTGGTAGGTTAAGCCCCTCTCCCTGTCGGGGGAGTAACTCCTGCTGCTGGTGTTGGACAACGAGCGGACAGGTACTGGTGGGTGTGTTTCCCTTCTTCCAGGAGAGCGTTCTCGTTTCATTACTTTAGGTGGAGTGCATCTGTACTCGTTACGGTCTTCTCTACTGAAAATAAGCAACAACAGAGTGCTCTCGATAATTATTGTCCGTTAATGCTTTTCACCAACTTTTAATATATATCGCTTTGTCATTTTAGATAGGATGCCCATTTCTTCAATCAAAAACCAGACACCTTATTTTAAGCCCAGGTTAACAGAGTTTGTTTAAAGGTATACTAGAAAACCATATGGATGTGAGGGCAGTGACCTTTCTTTCGGGTACTGACCTTAGATGAGGGCCTGACCCTCGACCTCTGCCGCGGAAATAGGGACCAcctcttctgctgctcctgaaacacattgaaaaacacacagaaactaaatacaaattaaaaactggCAAAGCTGCTCTGCAACCTGGAAACATTTGTTTGATTAAATCAAGGGGtatatgtgttcatttaaaatgaacaatctACATAATTACAgtttgaaacaacaaaaaaaagtgtgcttCATTGAAGGCCTTCAGATGGGAAATGGAAACAAGAgtaaatcaaaaaacaaaacggCAAAGACTTAAATTCAGTCCAAGTGCGATACGGATCAATTTGTGCGATTGTGGCAATCTTTCTCTTTGGAATTCGCAAGAGTTGGCACACATTTGGACCATTTTGGTTTTCACTCCTATGTGTCTTCATTTAGAGGCTGAGTCATTATTAAGCCTAAATATGGGACTGAAGTCACAATGCACTAGTCATCTGACTATGTTGTGTGATGATCCCAGCACATCTACTGAAAACATCATTGTTCATTTTGCCTCGTTTTCATGACTTTCCAGCCTCGTAGCTCGTGCCCAATCACGACCTTTAAGTCCAGAGGTATAAATGACCCAAAGGCACCTGGTTTTCATGACCTCCGCCTGAACTCAAGCCACATCTTAAACAAAGAGCAGGTCTAACAAGGCTTCAATCTTTTACGACTCCTGGTCTGTTTGGCAAATGGCAGGCTGAGTCCTGGCTACTTCAAACACTGACTGGCCATCTAAGCAGTTGAAAACTAACATCAAAAggatacagacagagagaaagaagttGGGtacttcattttgaaaaaaatcaaacatttatcaGACCTTCTTCACCTAGATATTACACATATATGAAAGGCCTTATTGTAGAAGCAGAGACTGTATGAAGAACAGTGGCAGTCATTACACTAAGGAATGACCCGAACAAGCAATCATTTGGTAGGGCCTCCAGCGAGGCTCCAACGAgataaaacaaactaataatGTGGCAGCTATTCCTAATAatatacacaaagaaaaaccaGATGGCtagttttaatacaaaaatggcagaaaaaaataatttcattaattTGGCATTTGCAAAACTTGATTACGTTCTTGCACTGCTTGTCTTTATTCCACTCCCCTTATGCTTGTTTTATAGTGGCACCGTAAGGGGTTACTTGTAGCTACAGAGTCTACGCAGGTGGTCACAAAACTACACCATCACTCCCCATGACGGCGACCCTTGCTTTggataactaaataaataaataactaaggATCCTATAGACAGACTTCCTGTCTTGCTGTGTGAGAAAAAGGGTGTTTTCTGatgcagctgcaggagaagcTATAACATAAACTTTTGCAAAACTAAAACACTGCTGGTATACTGTTTGTTAGAAATGATGGGAAATGATTACATGCGTGCCATTAAAGGAGGGATAGGGTTTGTGCCAGTGTGTTGAGTCAAAACAGTAGTCAGGTACCAATACGTACAGTCAAATAGTcatcaaaatacataaaacaaataggGTCAATTGGAACTTGAATATATCTAATTTAAATGAGACGTACAATGCTGAGAATatcagagatgtgtgtgtgggggtttgACTGAAGAGGGAGTGGTCCAGCTGTTTTTCCTCTCGGGTGGGGTTGGGGTTGTTTGGCTGAGTGGGTAGACACTAGTGCCCTTTGTCCCCCTCTCTAGCCTGGTATGACTCCTGGAAAGGGGAGCTTGGATTCGTAAAGTGTTGGTATGTTAAAGTGGCCGCGGTGAGAAGAGTGTCTGTTGATGTAACTGCTTGGCTTGGATACTCTGCGTAAGGTTAAGCTTTTCAACTTATCTCAACAGCAGTGTGGTCACAGATGATTAAAAGTGTTTCCTTAATACATTTTCCAAAGCTTTACTTTTCTGCCAAGGTATTTGCCAAAgcaatattttgtataaatagaTGTGATATAAGTAAGTATTGggtgaaatgatttaaaatgaaatgtactcTTATAAGCTTGGTTGACCCATTTTTCCGCTAATATTACATGCAAGTCACACACCTTGTTGTGTATCAAGCAAATATACTCACCTTTCAAAACACTGAATCCTGCTTCCACCTTGTGGACAGTTTAAAGCATTACACTAAGAAATCAATGAAGAAATTGACCATCTGACAAAATCAGAATGTGACAATCCAAAAacaatacagtaaaataattgTAAGATGTTATTTACCTTGAGGCTAACTGATGCCTTAAATCCTCCCTGCCATAGGGCTCTTGGGAATAATGGAACTCCTGAAAACAATATCACAATTACAACAAACTTAAAGGGTCCCTATGGAAGCAGGTCACTGTCATGTTCATCTCGAGAAAAGGGAATGAGGATGTATATCGATGTTAGCATGCAGGTTACTTAGTACACATTCATGTTAAGTGGTTTCTGACTATGACACTGATCAAAGATGTTCAAAGACgtttttaaatcaactttaaaaaaggttttatgatgtgtaaaagaaaaagcaaacaacacatttggtATATGTGATTAATATTGAGTGTTTGTTAAAACCTGAAACAAAAATCCGAtttaattctttaaaacaaaacatattaacttttacttacatttcttgGAGGTGAGGTATTTCTGCGAAAATTGCCAACGTTTGAAGAATCATCAAAATATCGACGATCATTCGAACGGTAACTGTCTTCAACGTGAAATCCTCTTGAGTCCTGGATATTCCGGGGACCATCATTCCACGTTGAAAAATTTGAACTTTTAGAACCATAGTTCATATTAGTCCGAGGCACGGTGTTCCCCTTTTCCACAATATTGACAACTCGATGGACTGTcacctgaaataaaacaatagtttGTATTACAACATCATGATTCATTCTGACATTTAAAGTGTTAGGAGATTTAGATGCAACAACAATAACCCCCAAATTTAGAGTGACCAACAAAAGAAGTTTAACACTGAATACTACCATAAATAACTTCCATGGTCATAAAAAAGCTAATCAAATGATTTCAATTTAAGAAACAGCATCATGATACTAAAGACTGTAAAGTAATCAGTTCTCTGCACTtatcaaacaaatatatttggaCACAGACAACAACATCTTCCCTTACCTCTCTTGATTCCGCTCCTAAAACGCACTCTTCATATCTATCCCTAATTGGATTTCGACCATTGCGGAATGCCACTGCCAAGAAAGAAAAGACATGTGTTTGGATATGGGTCAGATGGGTGATGACTTCAAAGTAGAGCTATGAAGTAAAtgttactattttatttaataaatgtgaaGTGAAAATAAAGGCTTTGTCATGACAAAATCGTGTTTTTTTCCTTAGGCTTTGCATAAATAGTTATTCATattaacatgcattttaatttcAGGAAACCAGAAGAAAAAAGGTGAACAATACGCATGCAGAttgctgtttggtttttgtaCTTACTGATTTGGATTGCTGTCTGGTATTCtcaatatgtcacagtagagaatGATGAACCTTGAAAAATGGAAAGGGTGGAGTCTTGTTAAGCTGGTATATTTGTGTTGGACATATAcccaaagacacaaaaaacagagaggatgaacacacacacacacacacacacacacacacacacacacacacacacacacacacacacacacacacacacacacaaagatggagagggagagagagagttcaGTTTAACATTTCTACACCATGCACAACCATAACTCTACCAAGCTTTTTGCCATTCATTTGGCATCAAAAACCCTCtttcaaatatttgatttattagtGTATAAACACTACACTACAATTCGCCACTGCACACTTCATCTTTTAACGTGTACAGAACATATTCGTGGTTCAAAAATCGTACGTccaacacaggaagtgaacagcATTGGACACCGCAAAATAGAGCCAAATGATTGAGATGGTGtgtgaatgaaatgtatttgctaAATCATGAAGGTCCCCACAATTACAGCAGCATTGCTGGTAGCACACATAGCTAATTAGCATCAAAGCACAAGAGGAAGTCGTTTAAAAAATCACCCACCTCTTAATGATTGTAATACTCCTGGGCACAAACTGCGTTTTTCATATTTATCCTTttgctggggaaaaaaagatcttTCAAAGTTACTCGTCAATCGAGTTTCGTCGATCTGCAAgggaaaccaaaacaaacccCTAGCGTGGATGCTCTTCTTCGCTGAAAACATAGCCCACTTCCGGAAAGCAGTGCGCTGTCCCCCTCTGGTGGCGACTGATGGTAATGTTTCTAACTATGTcaataaatgaagtaaaatcaaaaaatgttccTTCATAATGTAGAGGAGCAagagtttaaaatgtatataaaacatCATAACCGTCATGcattcatcattattatttatgcaTCTTTACCATGTTTCTCACATTGTGTTTACTTTGTAGTTTGTTGTAAATTAATatgcataaaaatgtattacaacaAATTGTAGTTcttggttttaaaaataaaaaacaatattacgTCAACTcctcaaacaaaaaaagcccACAGATCactgtaaatatgtcattttattGCAGATAAAATTAtagtattattttacattttacttccCCATTCCTCATTGAAACCTGTCTACGTGCGTACACTCCTTTTACCATGGACAACCGACAAAGAGCCCTACATAGATGTTGTGTCACATTCATTAcagcctctgttgtgattacaTTAAATGTGATTGGGTCAACCGGCCTCACGTGAC
Above is a genomic segment from Eleginops maclovinus isolate JMC-PN-2008 ecotype Puerto Natales chromosome 2, JC_Emac_rtc_rv5, whole genome shotgun sequence containing:
- the LOC134878296 gene encoding periphilin-1-like isoform X2 translates to MAFRNGRNPIRDRYEECVLGAESREVTVHRVVNIVEKGNTVPRTNMNYGSKSSNFSTWNDGPRNIQDSRGFHVEDSYRSNDRRYFDDSSNVGNFRRNTSPPRNEFHYSQEPYGREDLRHQLASRSSRRGGPYFRGRGRGSGPHLREDRNEYRCTPPKVMKRERSPGRRETHPPVPVRSLSNTSSRSYSPDRERGLTYQQCLKKPKTGESHTHSSSMEGSPHSSGSAKEKAPASVAETEEVVAASMEPKPTPDQDFKARRSEAIKAKALEIEKHYRQDCETFCTVVKMLVAKEPTLDTLLQAPLDDNLLEMKERCLDALRHFVKELDEVL
- the LOC134878296 gene encoding periphilin-1-like isoform X1 — encoded protein: MAFRNGRNPIRDRYEECVLGAESREVTVHRVVNIVEKGNTVPRTNMNYGSKSSNFSTWNDGPRNIQDSRGFHVEDSYRSNDRRYFDDSSNVGNFRRNTSPPRNEFHYSQEPYGREDLRHQLASRSSRRGGPYFRGRGRGSGPHLSREDRNEYRCTPPKVMKRERSPGRRETHPPVPVRSLSNTSSRSYSPDRERGLTYQQCLKKPKTGESHTHSSSMEGSPHSSGSAKEKAPASVAETEEVVAASMEPKPTPDQDFKARRSEAIKAKALEIEKHYRQDCETFCTVVKMLVAKEPTLDTLLQAPLDDNLLEMKERCLDALRHFVKELDEVL